From a region of the Sesamum indicum cultivar Zhongzhi No. 13 linkage group LG3, S_indicum_v1.0, whole genome shotgun sequence genome:
- the LOC105156818 gene encoding uncharacterized protein LOC105156818 — MPSLQTALPPELANNAIRLYRECLRRAKYIGQKKYNTELLITMVREQFKKHMHETDPEKIQKLKDDAARGLINHMLYESENLSGRKFSKSS, encoded by the exons ATGCCGTCCCTCCAAACAGCATTGCCTCCTGAGCTCGCCAACAATGCTATCAGG CTCTATAGGGAATGCCTACGGCGAGCTAAATATATTGGTCAAAAG AAATACAATACTGAGCTTCTTATTACTATGGTTAGAGAGCAGTTCAAAAAGCATATGCATGAGACAGATCCAGAGAAAATTCAGAAGTTGAAGGATGA TGCTGCGAGAGGATTGATCAATCACATGCTATACGAATCTGAGAACTTGTCTGGGCGAAAATTCAGCAAAAGTTCTTAA
- the LOC105156819 gene encoding hydroxyproline O-galactosyltransferase GALT3, whose translation MKKWTGGVLIIGLALVLVLSYSFIGKSESSKKQSAYDFFNAHPVKEDHSDVNTNASDELSEAKAKRLHTVGSKPKFRNFKGLGYLYRLSKNMTRDDSNALLAWEQMRFLFPRSDALPDTAQGIKEAGIMWKDLLLMIEKDTVSKLGDATMNNACPRFVTASNATLLRNETFLEIPCGLVEDSSVTVIGVPDSLQESFQIELIGSQLKEELKPPIVLQYNVLLPGQNLTKEPITIQNTWTQESGWGKEEKCPDHDASDLLKVDGLVKCNTQMVRRTAEDNLNASHPANRKLSNVSEGSTHASAALHFVEGNPFAATLWAGYEGFHMTVNGRHETSFAYRKRLEPWLVNRVNVKGGLNIVSILAKGLPVSEDVDLDGDAQKLKATSLSDKRLVLLIGVFSSGNNFERRMALRRTWMQYDAVRSGDVVVRFFIGLHKNKEVNFKLWREAEAYGDIQLMPFVDYYGLLTYKTIAICILGTKILPAKYIMKMDDDAFVRIDEVLSSLKGKSSNGILYGHISFESAPHRDKDNKWFISDEEWPHSSYPPWAHGPGYIISQDIARFIVEGHQEKDLMLFKLEDVAVGIWIEQFEKKGQKIEYVHDDRFNNAGCESDYILAHYQNPRMMLCLWEKLQKEHKPECCE comes from the exons ATGAAGAAGTGGACTGGGGGTGTGTTGATAATAGGCCTTGCTTTGGTTCTGGTTCTCAGCTACAGTTTTATTGGGAAATCTGAATCTTCAAAAAAACAGTCTGCCTATGATTTCTTCAATGCACATCCAGTCAAAGAGGATCATTCCGATGTCAATACCAATGCTAGCGATGAGTTATCCGAAGCGAAAGCTAAAAGGCTGCATACTGTTGGGTCAAAACCCAAGTTTAGAAATTTTAAAGGGTTGGGTTATTTGTACAGATTGAGTAAAAATATGACTAGAGATGATTCTAACGCATTGCTTGCATGGGAGCAAATGAGATTTTTGTTTCCAAGATCGGATGCGTTGCCTGACACAGCTCAAGGGATAAAAGAGGCCGGTATTATGTGGAAAGATTTACTCTTGATGATTGAGAAGGATACTGTTTCAAAACTTGGGGATGCTACTATGAACAATGCTTGTCCACGTTTTGTTACCGCATCTAATGCAACATTGTTGAGGAATGAGACTTTTCTTGAGATCCCTTGTGGTCTAGTCGAGGACTCTTCTGTTACTGTAATTGGGGTACCCGATTCACTGCAAGAGAGttttcaaattgaattgattGGCTCACAACTCAAGGAGGAGCTAAAGCCTCCAATTGTATTGCAATACAATGTGCTTTTACCAGGCCAGAATTTGACAAAAGAGCCTATAACTATTCAGAATACATGGACCCAAGAATCTGGGTGGGGCAAGGAGGAGAAGTGCCCTGATCATGATGCATCTGATCTTCTGAAAG TTGATGGACTGGTTAAGTGCAATACACAAATGGTTAGAAGAACTGCAGAGGACAATCTAAATGCAAGTCATCCTGCAAACAGAAAATTAAGTAATGTTTCTGAAGGGAGCACCCATGCAAGTGCTGCCCTGCACTTTGTTGAAGGCAACCCATTTGCTGCCACACTGTGGGCTGGCTACGAGGGTTTTCATATGACAGTGAATGGAAGGCACGAAACATCATTTGCATATAGAAAG AGACTTGAACCTTGGTTGGTTAATAGAGTCAACGTGAAAGGTGGCTTGAATATTGTATCTATCCTAGCGAAAGGACTGCCTGTTAGTGAAGATGTGGATTTAGATGGTGATGCTCAAAAGCTCAAAGCTACATCACTTTCTGATAAAAGGCTAGTGTTGTTAATTGGGGTTTTCTCATCGGGGAATAATTTCGAGAGGCGTATGGCACTAAGAAGAACTTGGATGCAATATGATGCAGTACGTTCAGGGGATGTGGTTGTCCGCTTCTTCATTGGACTT CACAAGAATAAAGAGGTGAACTTCAAGCTCTGGAGAGAAGCTGAAGCATATGGAGATATCCAGCTGATGCCTTTTGTTGATTATTACGGCTTGCTCACTTACAAAACCATTGCTATTTGCATCCTGGGG ACTAAAATACTCCCTGCTAAATACATCATGAAAATGGATGATGATGCGTTTGTAAGGATTGATGAAGTTCTATCAAGCCTCAAGGGAAAGTCTTCTAATGGTATCCTGTACGGTCATATATCCTTTGAATCAGCTCCCCACAGGGACAAGGACAATAAATGGTTCATAAGTGATGAG GAGTGGCCACATTCGTCATATCCTCCTTGGGCTCATGGTCCAGGTTACATAATTTCCCAAGACATAGCAAGATTTATAGTTGAAGGCCACCAAGAGAAGGACCTCATG CTTTTCAAACTGGAAGATGTTGCTGTTGGGATATGGATTGAgcaatttgaaaagaaagggCAGAAAATAGAGTATGTGCACGATGACCGGTTCAACAATGCTGGATGTGAATCAGATTATATTCTTGCGCATTACCAGAATCCAAGGATGATGCTGTGCCTGTGGGAAAAGCTGCAGAAAGAGCATAAACCTGAATGCTGTGAGTGA